A genome region from Nicotiana tabacum cultivar K326 chromosome 13, ASM71507v2, whole genome shotgun sequence includes the following:
- the LOC142168177 gene encoding uncharacterized protein LOC142168177, with product MPWLVGGDFNVVMHEDEKIGGLPVHPPEYEDFAFCVNSSGLFDLGYKGNLFLGGMEGLTLNALEHQIRIGSDHAPLLLSCGEQASQFVKLFKFLNFWTKHENFKEVVRQNCKETYGDIFKQLVIREDIVRVKEMMFEEDPTVENRIVLQNAQAKLKKYLSIEERYRKQKAGMIWFNEGDRNTRFLHNHMNGKRQKLQLKMIQNGDSD from the exons ATGCCTTGGCTGGTAGGTGGAGATTTCAATGTTGTAATGCATGAAGATGAAAAGATTGGAGGTCTTCCAGTTCATCCACCTGAGTATGAAGATTTTGCATTTTGTGTGAACTCGAGTGGACTATTTGACCTAGGGTATAAAGGCAACCTTTTTCTTGGTGGAATGGAAGGCCTAACGCTGAATGCAT TGGAACATCAAATAAGAATAGGATCTGATCATGCTCCTTTGTTGCTGAGTTGTGGTGAACAAGCATCTCAGTTTGTCAAGCTATTTAAGTTCTTGAATTTCTGGACTAAACATGAAAACTTTAAAGAGGTTGTGAGGCAAAACTG CAAGGAGACATATGGAGACATTTTTAAGCAGCTTGTAATTAGGGAAGACATAGTAAGGGTGAAGGAGATGATGTTTGAAGAGGATCCAACTGTGGAGAATAGAATTGTGCTTCAAAATGCTCAAGCTAAATTGAAGAAGTATCTAAGCATTGAAGAGCGATACAGGAAGCAGAAGGCTGGAATGATATGGTTTAATGAAGGAGACAGAAACACTAGATTCCTTCACAATCATATGAATGGCAAGAGGCAGAAACTACAACTGaaaatgatacaaaatggtgatagtGACTAG